Proteins from a genomic interval of Bradyrhizobium sp. CCGB01:
- a CDS encoding DUF2235 domain-containing protein, with translation MGHEAKTDHKAEPKNLVICCDGTGNEISENISNVLKLYRCLRKTDKTQPRQMVFYDPGVGTVTEPTTWHRLKANVNLVLGLATGYGLDDNVLSAYCFLVEHYSPGDKIYLFGFSRGAYTVRVLAGLIHKIGLISPEQANLAGSGLVAYKQYSGTGRGNDIEDLKDVDFDDQGPLPKDEFDLAAQFARITSTRWPTIHFIGVWDTVASVIVPRRDNFFFVFSLEELAFTLRNPSVKIFRQAIAIDERRCMFRLKEYEEPQEYWRNRYVPDEKKEPQDILQVWFAGVHCDVGGGYPEAESGESKYPLIWMIEEAEKAGLNFNPRTVNQLAWGVQRKNSPFKYVAPAYTGKTGELHNSMTALWRVLEYVPKSAKYKEWPDRTVVLGFYIPDCEPRVIPEGAHVHESVIKRMAVEPGYRPVNLPKDYVTVPMPVGPGVGVVEETEAV, from the coding sequence GTGGGGCACGAAGCCAAAACCGACCACAAAGCCGAGCCGAAAAACCTCGTCATCTGCTGTGACGGCACCGGCAACGAGATCTCGGAGAACATCTCCAACGTCCTGAAGCTCTATCGTTGCCTGCGCAAGACCGACAAGACGCAGCCGCGGCAGATGGTGTTTTACGATCCCGGCGTCGGCACGGTGACGGAGCCGACCACGTGGCACCGGCTCAAGGCCAACGTCAATCTGGTGCTGGGGCTCGCCACCGGCTACGGGCTCGATGACAACGTGCTCTCGGCCTATTGCTTCCTGGTCGAGCATTATTCGCCGGGCGACAAGATCTATCTGTTCGGTTTTTCGCGCGGTGCCTACACGGTTCGCGTGCTGGCGGGGCTGATCCACAAAATCGGCTTGATCTCGCCGGAGCAGGCGAACCTCGCAGGCAGTGGCCTCGTCGCCTACAAGCAATATTCCGGCACCGGGCGCGGCAACGACATCGAGGATCTCAAGGACGTCGACTTCGACGATCAGGGGCCGCTGCCGAAGGACGAATTCGACCTCGCAGCCCAATTCGCGCGCATCACCTCGACGCGCTGGCCGACCATCCACTTCATCGGCGTCTGGGACACGGTGGCGAGCGTGATCGTGCCGCGGCGCGACAATTTCTTCTTCGTGTTCAGCCTGGAGGAGCTCGCCTTCACGCTGCGCAATCCGAGCGTCAAGATCTTCCGGCAGGCGATCGCGATCGACGAGCGGCGCTGCATGTTCCGCCTCAAGGAGTACGAGGAGCCGCAGGAATATTGGCGCAACCGCTACGTGCCCGACGAGAAGAAGGAGCCGCAGGACATTCTGCAGGTGTGGTTCGCCGGCGTGCATTGCGACGTCGGCGGCGGCTATCCGGAGGCCGAGAGCGGCGAATCGAAATATCCGCTGATCTGGATGATCGAGGAGGCGGAAAAGGCCGGGCTGAACTTCAACCCGCGCACCGTGAACCAGCTCGCCTGGGGCGTGCAGCGCAAGAACAGCCCTTTCAAGTACGTCGCGCCCGCCTACACCGGCAAGACCGGCGAGCTGCACAATTCGATGACGGCGCTCTGGCGCGTGCTGGAATACGTACCGAAGAGCGCGAAGTACAAGGAATGGCCGGACAGGACCGTCGTGCTCGGCTTCTACATCCCCGATTGCGAGCCGCGCGTGATTCCCGAAGGCGCGCATGTGCATGAGAGCGTGATCAAGCGGATGGCGGTGGAGCCGGGCTACCGGCCGGTGAACCTGCCGAAGGATTATGTGACCGTGCCGATGCCGGTGGGGCCGGGGGTGGGGGTGGTGGAGGAGACGGAGGCAGTCTGA
- a CDS encoding esterase-like activity of phytase family protein yields MSTHQSRRSFISHAAAGFSTLAISRLAQAQPTTEPPPRPAQIEHAVTEPVGIEVNARSIPNFEPRDRSRVRFGSLQYRSGLVLTSPYRGFGGLSGIRLDAKGERFLAISDQGGWFTGRIRYSGGRMTALDDVEASPMLNAEGRPITEKRLWYDTESLARDGNVVYVGLERVNQIMRFDFSKGGTRARGDVLPTPPAMRKLPYNKGLEAMVAVPKGQPLAGTLIAFSERGLDADGNLVAFLIGGPAPGQFSVRRTDKFDISDATLLPSGELLILERKFSWFTGINIRIRAIPLKSIVPNALVDGPALFNADLGHEVDNMEGIDAHVTPEGETVLTMVSDDNFSMLQRTLLLQFTLVE; encoded by the coding sequence GTGAGCACGCATCAATCCCGCCGCAGCTTCATTAGCCACGCAGCGGCGGGATTTTCCACTCTCGCAATCTCGCGCCTCGCGCAGGCGCAGCCGACGACCGAGCCGCCGCCGCGCCCCGCGCAGATCGAGCACGCCGTCACCGAGCCGGTCGGCATCGAGGTGAACGCGCGGTCGATTCCCAATTTCGAGCCGCGCGACCGCTCGCGGGTGCGCTTCGGCTCGCTGCAATATCGCAGCGGCCTCGTGCTGACCTCGCCCTATCGCGGCTTCGGCGGCCTGTCCGGCATCCGGCTCGACGCCAAGGGCGAGCGCTTCCTTGCGATCTCCGACCAGGGCGGCTGGTTCACCGGCCGCATCCGCTATTCCGGCGGCAGGATGACCGCGCTCGACGATGTCGAGGCCTCGCCGATGCTGAACGCGGAGGGTCGGCCGATCACGGAGAAGCGGCTCTGGTACGACACCGAGTCGCTCGCGCGCGACGGCAATGTCGTCTATGTCGGGCTCGAACGCGTCAACCAGATCATGCGCTTCGATTTTTCCAAGGGCGGCACGCGCGCCCGCGGCGATGTGCTGCCGACGCCGCCCGCGATGCGGAAATTGCCCTACAATAAGGGGCTCGAAGCGATGGTAGCGGTCCCGAAGGGCCAGCCGCTCGCTGGCACGCTGATCGCGTTCTCCGAGCGCGGGCTGGACGCCGACGGCAATCTGGTCGCCTTCCTGATCGGTGGCCCTGCGCCCGGACAGTTCAGCGTGCGCCGCACCGACAAGTTCGACATCTCGGATGCGACGCTGCTGCCGTCGGGCGAGCTTCTGATCCTCGAACGCAAATTTTCCTGGTTCACCGGCATCAACATCCGTATCCGCGCGATCCCGTTGAAGTCGATCGTGCCGAACGCGCTGGTCGACGGCCCCGCGCTCTTCAACGCCGATCTCGGCCACGAGGTCGATAACATGGAAGGCATCGACGCCCACGTCACCCCCGAGGGCGAGACCGTCCTGACCATGGTGTCGGACGACAATTTCTCGATGCTCCAGCGCACCTTGTTGTTGCAGTTCACGCTGGTGGAGTAG
- a CDS encoding PilZ domain-containing protein yields MHPRRHARVKPSGLVSRQAKIITDPRAPVIPCTLIDYSPGGACVDLGGQVTIPDRFELLHVNTKKRCRIAWKRGSRVGVVF; encoded by the coding sequence ATGCATCCGCGCCGACATGCCCGCGTCAAACCTTCCGGACTGGTGTCCCGCCAGGCCAAGATCATCACCGACCCGCGCGCGCCGGTGATCCCCTGCACGCTGATCGACTACTCGCCCGGCGGGGCCTGCGTCGATCTCGGCGGGCAGGTGACCATTCCTGATCGCTTCGAGCTGCTGCACGTCAACACCAAGAAGCGCTGCCGCATCGCCTGGAAGCGCGGCTCGCGCGTGGGCGTGGTGTTCTAG
- a CDS encoding NADH:flavin oxidoreductase/NADH oxidase, whose product MSALFSPIKLRGLTLKNRVVVSPMCQYSADDGVATDWHFTHINNLALSGAAMFCIEATHVETIGRITPGCLGLYSDACEAALKQILTSVRKHSTTAIAMQLAHAGRKASSARPWDGGQLIPVEQGGWQTVAPSALPHKEGEAAPLALDAAGLKRIRDAFVDSAKRAARLGIDAIELHGAHGYLMHQFLSPISNRRTDEYGGSLQNRMRFPLEVYDAVRSVFPHDKPVGMRVSSTDWVEGGWDLAQTIEFANALKARGVDWIDASSGGVSPQQKIPLGPGYQVQFAEAIKRETGLPTMAVGLITEAKHAEEIVASGKADMVALARGMLYEPRWGWHAAAEVGGEVEAPPQYWRSQPSTQKALFGKTTFGAR is encoded by the coding sequence ATGAGCGCCCTGTTTTCCCCGATCAAGCTGCGCGGCCTGACCTTGAAGAACCGCGTCGTGGTGTCGCCGATGTGCCAGTATTCGGCCGACGACGGCGTCGCCACCGACTGGCACTTCACCCACATCAACAATCTGGCGCTGTCGGGCGCTGCGATGTTCTGCATCGAGGCGACCCATGTGGAGACGATCGGCCGCATCACGCCGGGTTGTCTCGGACTCTACAGCGATGCGTGCGAGGCCGCGCTGAAGCAGATCCTCACCTCCGTGCGCAAGCATTCGACGACGGCGATCGCGATGCAACTCGCGCATGCCGGCCGCAAGGCCTCCAGCGCGCGGCCCTGGGACGGCGGCCAGCTGATTCCGGTCGAGCAGGGCGGCTGGCAGACCGTGGCGCCGTCGGCGCTGCCGCATAAGGAGGGCGAGGCCGCGCCGCTGGCGCTGGATGCGGCCGGCCTGAAGCGCATCCGCGATGCCTTCGTCGACAGCGCGAAGCGCGCCGCCCGGCTCGGCATCGACGCGATCGAGCTGCACGGCGCGCACGGCTATCTCATGCATCAGTTCCTGTCGCCGATCTCGAACAGGCGCACCGACGAATATGGCGGCAGCTTGCAGAACCGCATGCGCTTCCCGCTGGAAGTGTACGATGCGGTGCGCAGCGTGTTCCCGCACGACAAGCCGGTCGGCATGCGGGTGTCGTCGACCGACTGGGTCGAGGGCGGCTGGGATCTGGCGCAGACCATTGAATTCGCAAATGCGCTGAAGGCGCGCGGCGTCGACTGGATCGATGCCTCCTCCGGCGGCGTCTCGCCGCAGCAGAAGATCCCGCTCGGGCCCGGCTATCAGGTGCAGTTTGCCGAGGCCATCAAGCGCGAGACCGGACTGCCCACCATGGCCGTCGGCCTGATCACCGAGGCAAAACACGCCGAAGAGATCGTGGCATCCGGCAAGGCCGACATGGTCGCGCTCGCCCGCGGCATGCTCTACGAGCCCCGCTGGGGCTGGCACGCCGCGGCCGAAGTCGGCGGCGAAGTCGAGGCCCCGCCGCAATACTGGCGCTCGCAGCCGTCGACGCAGAAGGCGCTGTTCGGCAAGACGACCTTCGGGGCGCGGTGA